From one Catenuloplanes nepalensis genomic stretch:
- a CDS encoding acyl-CoA dehydrogenase family protein: MDFAFDETTMDYHARLSDFLVAHVYPAEAAHDAHPAGDWNPPPVLAGLQAEARARGLWNLFLPGEHGAGLTNLQYAPLAELTGRSPALAPAALNCAAPDTGNMELLAEFGTPAQRKEWLEPLLDGRIRSAFAMTEPDVASSDATNITTRIVRDGDEYVIDGRKWFITGAMNPACAILIVMGKTDPSAERHRQQSQILVPRDTPGVHIVRGMRTFGYDDGAHGGHAEIIFDGVRVPAENLIGAEGDGFAISQARLGPGRIHHCMRLIGMAERAIELMCRRVTSREAFGRPLADQGVIQDWIAESRVRIEQLRLLVLKTAWLMDTVGNRGAHTEIQAIKVAAPSTVEWILDKAVQAHGAGGVSQDTPLAQLWVAARTLRLADGPDEVHRRGLARRELARWKA; the protein is encoded by the coding sequence ATGGACTTCGCGTTCGACGAGACCACCATGGACTACCACGCGCGGCTCAGTGACTTCCTGGTCGCGCACGTCTACCCGGCCGAGGCCGCCCACGACGCGCACCCGGCCGGCGACTGGAACCCGCCGCCGGTGCTGGCCGGGTTGCAGGCCGAGGCCCGCGCGCGCGGCCTGTGGAACCTGTTCCTCCCCGGCGAGCACGGCGCCGGCCTGACGAACCTGCAGTACGCGCCGCTCGCCGAGCTGACCGGCCGCAGCCCGGCGCTCGCACCGGCCGCGCTCAACTGCGCCGCGCCGGACACCGGCAACATGGAGCTGCTGGCCGAGTTCGGCACCCCCGCGCAGCGCAAGGAGTGGCTGGAACCGCTGCTCGACGGCCGGATCCGGTCCGCGTTCGCGATGACCGAGCCGGACGTGGCCTCCTCCGACGCCACGAACATCACCACGCGCATCGTGCGTGACGGCGACGAGTACGTGATCGACGGCCGGAAGTGGTTCATCACCGGCGCGATGAACCCGGCCTGCGCGATCCTGATCGTGATGGGCAAGACCGACCCGTCCGCGGAACGGCACCGTCAGCAGAGCCAGATCCTGGTCCCGCGGGACACGCCGGGCGTGCACATCGTGCGCGGCATGCGGACGTTCGGTTACGACGACGGCGCGCACGGCGGGCACGCGGAGATCATTTTCGACGGGGTACGCGTACCCGCGGAGAATCTGATCGGCGCCGAAGGCGACGGTTTCGCCATCTCGCAGGCGCGCCTCGGCCCGGGCCGGATCCACCACTGCATGCGGCTGATCGGCATGGCCGAGCGCGCGATCGAGCTGATGTGCCGGCGCGTGACCTCCCGGGAGGCCTTCGGCCGGCCACTCGCGGACCAGGGCGTGATCCAGGACTGGATCGCGGAGTCGCGCGTCCGGATCGAGCAGCTGCGCCTGCTGGTGCTGAAGACCGCCTGGCTGATGGACACCGTCGGCAACCGCGGTGCGCACACCGAGATCCAGGCGATCAAGGTGGCCGCGCCGTCCACCGTGGAATGGATCCTGGACAAGGCGGTGCAGGCGCACGGTGCGGGCGGCGTCAGCCAGGACACGCCGCTCGCCCAGCTCTGGGTCGCGGCGCGCACGCTGCGACTCGCGGACGGTCCCGACGAGGTGCACCGCCGGGGGTTGGCCCGGCGCGAGCTGGCGAGGTGGAAGGCATGA
- a CDS encoding phosphotransferase family protein — protein sequence MTSSPPGLDLDALRKHLDDALPGLVAGPLDAAVIAGGRSNLTYTVTDGATTWVVRRPPLGHVLATAHDMGREHRVMAALRGTAVPVPAMVHLCSDPDVLGAPFYVMEHVDGAVLRDPESLRALGPERVRNLAFRLMDTLAALHAVDPAGVGLSDFGRPDGFNARQVSRWRRQLDGSRSRELPGIDALHERLAATAPELSAASIVHGDFRLDNTVIDTGRGDRVAAVLDWEMSTLGDPLADLGLYVVYLGTPMPAARGSHDPVTTVPGHPATGELISFYAEKSGRDVGGLGWYTAMSAFKLAVILEGVHYRYTQGKTVGAGFDTIGARVQPLVDRGLAALPREKG from the coding sequence GTGACCAGCAGCCCGCCGGGCCTGGATCTGGACGCGCTCCGCAAGCACCTCGACGACGCGCTGCCCGGCCTGGTGGCCGGGCCGCTGGACGCCGCGGTGATCGCGGGCGGGCGGTCCAACCTGACCTACACGGTCACGGACGGCGCCACCACCTGGGTGGTGCGGCGGCCACCGCTCGGGCACGTGCTCGCCACCGCGCACGACATGGGCCGCGAGCACCGGGTGATGGCCGCGCTGCGGGGGACCGCCGTACCCGTACCCGCGATGGTGCATCTCTGTTCTGATCCGGACGTTCTCGGTGCGCCGTTCTACGTGATGGAGCACGTGGACGGCGCGGTGCTGCGGGATCCGGAGTCGTTGCGGGCGCTGGGGCCGGAGAGGGTGCGTAACCTCGCGTTCCGCCTGATGGACACGCTTGCCGCACTGCATGCGGTCGACCCGGCCGGCGTCGGGCTGAGCGATTTCGGGCGGCCGGACGGGTTCAACGCGCGGCAGGTGTCCCGGTGGAGACGGCAGCTCGACGGCTCGCGCAGCCGGGAGCTGCCGGGCATCGACGCGCTGCACGAGCGGCTGGCCGCGACCGCGCCGGAGCTGTCCGCCGCGAGCATCGTGCACGGCGACTTCCGGCTGGACAACACCGTGATCGACACCGGGCGCGGTGACCGGGTCGCGGCCGTGCTCGACTGGGAGATGTCCACGCTCGGCGACCCGCTCGCCGACCTCGGGCTGTACGTGGTCTACCTGGGCACGCCGATGCCGGCCGCGCGCGGCTCGCACGACCCGGTCACCACCGTGCCCGGCCACCCGGCAACCGGCGAACTGATCTCCTTTTATGCCGAAAAATCGGGACGAGACGTCGGTGGGCTGGGCTGGTACACCGCGATGTCCGCGTTCAAGCTCGCGGTGATCCTCGAGGGCGTCCACTACCGCTACACGCAAGGTAAGACCGTCGGCGCGGGCTTCGACACGATCGGCGCGCGCGTGCAGCCGCTGGTCGACCGGGGCCTGGCCGCGCTACCGCGAGAGAAGGGGTGA
- a CDS encoding SDR family oxidoreductase, which yields MNLDGAVVVITGAGSGIGAAMARRFAADGATVVVNDLDPVAAHHVAHEIGGRAFAGDASDADFAERLVAFAWGSLGRLDLFCANAGVPTAGTEAAPAADWDRAWRVNVLAHVHAARAALPRWLERERGRFLVTASAAGLLTMLGSAPYSVTKHAAVGFAEWLRVTYAHRGIVVQALCPQGVRTPMLSGTGPVGEMLLGQDAIGADEVAERVREALTGDRFLILPHPEVAGFYAGRAADPERWLGAMNRLQRKAEQAHPVPRQRTGDGVTS from the coding sequence CTGAACCTCGACGGCGCGGTCGTCGTGATCACCGGCGCCGGGTCCGGGATCGGCGCGGCGATGGCCCGCCGGTTCGCGGCGGACGGCGCGACCGTCGTGGTCAACGACCTGGACCCGGTGGCGGCGCATCACGTCGCGCACGAGATCGGCGGGCGGGCCTTCGCCGGTGACGCCTCCGATGCGGACTTCGCGGAACGGCTGGTCGCGTTCGCCTGGGGCTCGCTCGGCCGGCTGGACCTGTTCTGCGCCAACGCGGGCGTGCCCACGGCCGGCACCGAGGCCGCGCCCGCGGCGGACTGGGACCGCGCCTGGCGGGTGAACGTGCTGGCCCACGTGCACGCGGCCCGCGCGGCGCTGCCCCGCTGGCTCGAACGGGAGCGCGGGCGGTTCCTGGTGACCGCGTCCGCGGCCGGGCTGCTCACCATGCTCGGCTCCGCGCCGTACTCGGTGACGAAGCACGCGGCGGTCGGGTTCGCGGAGTGGCTGCGCGTGACGTACGCGCATCGCGGCATCGTGGTCCAGGCGCTCTGCCCGCAGGGGGTGCGCACGCCGATGCTCTCCGGCACCGGCCCGGTCGGCGAGATGCTGCTCGGCCAGGACGCGATCGGCGCGGACGAGGTGGCCGAGCGGGTCCGTGAGGCGCTGACCGGCGACCGGTTCCTGATCCTGCCGCACCCGGAGGTCGCCGGGTTCTACGCGGGCCGCGCCGCCGACCCGGAGCGCTGGCTCGGCGCGATGAACCGCCTCCAGCGGAAGGCGGAGCAGGCCCACCCGGTCCCGCGTCAGCGCACCGGGGACGGGGTGACGTCGTGA
- a CDS encoding NADPH:quinone oxidoreductase family protein has translation MRAWQVRELGGMSLHTDAEKPEPGQHQALLRVRACALNFPDALLVQGRYQERPPLPFTPGIELCGEVADPGDSGLRPGDRVIGGAALPHGALADYALADTRFLYPAPPELDDDKAAAFFVAYQTGWVGLHTRAHLRPGETLLVHAAAGGVGSAAVQLGKAAGARVVGVVGGPEKARIARELGADAVVDRHTDDLVGALKEACGPRGADVIYDPVGGAAFAASTKVVAFEGRIVVVGFASGDIPKAAANHALVKNYSVVGLHWGLYRSRRPEVVHEAAAALAELAAKGAIDPYVSRTLPLDRAEEGLTALARGETTGRVVIVP, from the coding sequence ATGAGGGCCTGGCAGGTGCGCGAGCTGGGCGGCATGAGCCTGCACACCGACGCGGAGAAGCCGGAACCAGGTCAACATCAAGCCCTTCTGCGGGTACGGGCATGTGCGCTCAACTTCCCGGACGCACTGCTGGTCCAGGGCCGCTACCAGGAGCGCCCGCCGCTGCCGTTCACGCCCGGCATCGAGCTGTGCGGTGAGGTCGCCGACCCCGGCGACAGTGGCCTGCGGCCCGGCGACCGGGTGATCGGCGGCGCCGCGCTCCCGCACGGCGCGCTCGCCGACTACGCGCTGGCCGACACGCGGTTCCTCTACCCGGCACCGCCCGAGCTGGACGACGACAAGGCGGCCGCGTTCTTCGTGGCGTACCAGACCGGCTGGGTCGGCCTGCACACCCGCGCACATCTGCGCCCCGGCGAGACGCTGCTGGTGCACGCGGCGGCCGGCGGCGTCGGCTCGGCCGCTGTTCAGCTCGGCAAGGCCGCGGGAGCCAGGGTGGTCGGCGTGGTGGGCGGGCCGGAGAAGGCCCGGATCGCCCGCGAGCTGGGCGCGGACGCGGTGGTGGACCGGCACACGGACGACCTGGTCGGCGCGCTGAAGGAGGCCTGCGGGCCGCGCGGCGCGGACGTGATCTACGACCCGGTCGGCGGTGCCGCGTTCGCCGCGTCCACGAAGGTCGTCGCGTTCGAGGGCCGGATCGTGGTGGTCGGCTTCGCGTCCGGCGACATCCCGAAGGCCGCGGCGAACCACGCGCTGGTCAAGAACTACAGCGTGGTCGGCCTGCACTGGGGTCTCTACCGCAGCCGCCGCCCCGAGGTCGTGCACGAGGCCGCGGCCGCGCTGGCGGAGCTGGCCGCGAAGGGCGCGATCGACCCGTACGTGTCCCGCACGCTGCCGCTGGACCGGGCGGAGGAGGGGCTGACCGCGCTCGCCCGCGGCGAGACGACCGGCAGGGTGGTGATCGTGCCGTGA
- a CDS encoding SDR family oxidoreductase — translation MTEDSSGLAGRTAVVTGASRGIGLGIARRLIDEGANVVITARKEEALNEAVKGLGERARGVAGKADDDDHRAAAIATATEAFGTVDILVNNAGINPVAGALADLDLGAARKILDVNLVGALGWTQRAIKDGGMTAGSVINICSVAGITPSPGIAFYGVSKAALSHLTACLAVELGPGIRVNAVAPAVVKTRFATPLYEGREAEVAEAYPLRRLGVPEDVAGAVAFLVSDAAAWITGQTLVLDGGLTLTGRVGA, via the coding sequence GTGACCGAGGACAGCAGCGGCCTGGCGGGCCGGACCGCGGTCGTGACCGGCGCGTCCCGGGGCATCGGCCTCGGCATCGCCCGTCGCCTGATCGACGAGGGCGCGAACGTGGTGATCACCGCCCGCAAGGAAGAGGCGCTCAACGAGGCCGTCAAAGGCCTGGGCGAGCGGGCCAGGGGAGTCGCGGGCAAGGCCGACGACGACGATCATCGCGCGGCGGCGATCGCGACCGCCACGGAAGCCTTCGGCACGGTCGACATCCTGGTCAACAACGCGGGCATCAACCCGGTCGCGGGCGCGCTCGCCGACCTGGACCTCGGCGCGGCCCGCAAGATCCTGGACGTGAACCTGGTCGGCGCGCTCGGCTGGACCCAGCGCGCGATCAAGGACGGCGGCATGACGGCCGGGTCGGTGATCAACATCTGTTCGGTCGCGGGGATCACGCCGTCGCCGGGCATCGCGTTCTACGGGGTCAGCAAGGCCGCGCTCAGCCACCTCACCGCGTGCCTCGCGGTCGAGCTCGGGCCCGGCATCCGGGTCAACGCGGTCGCGCCCGCGGTGGTCAAGACCCGGTTCGCCACCCCGCTCTACGAGGGGCGCGAGGCCGAGGTCGCGGAGGCGTACCCGTTGAGGAGACTGGGCGTGCCGGAGGACGTGGCCGGCGCGGTCGCGTTCCTCGTCTCCGACGCGGCAGCGTGGATCACCGGCCAGACGCTCGTGCTGGACGGCGGCCTCACGCTCACCGGGCGGGTCGGCGCATGA
- a CDS encoding MaoC family dehydratase, with protein MRVFDDPAKLAAAAGEHLGYSDWTLVDQPRIGAFATATGDDQWIHIDPARAAGGPFGTTIAHGYLTLSLIPALSWQIYRVEGVRMGINYGLDRVRFPAPLPSGSRVRAGIQLLTVTPTSDNALQIKAEVTVEREGGDKPVCVAQTLSRIYP; from the coding sequence ATGAGAGTCTTCGATGATCCCGCCAAGCTTGCGGCCGCCGCCGGTGAACACCTCGGCTACAGCGACTGGACGCTCGTCGACCAACCCCGGATCGGCGCGTTCGCCACCGCCACCGGCGACGACCAGTGGATCCACATCGACCCGGCCCGCGCCGCCGGCGGGCCGTTCGGCACCACGATCGCCCACGGCTACCTGACGCTGTCGCTGATCCCGGCATTGTCCTGGCAGATCTATCGCGTCGAGGGCGTCCGGATGGGCATCAACTACGGGCTCGACCGCGTACGGTTCCCGGCACCCCTTCCGTCCGGCTCGCGGGTCCGCGCCGGCATCCAGTTGCTCACCGTCACGCCGACCAGCGACAACGCCCTCCAGATCAAGGCGGAGGTGACCGTCGAGCGCGAGGGCGGCGACAAGCCGGTCTGCGTCGCCCAGACGCTCTCCCGCATCTACCCCTGA
- a CDS encoding ABC transporter substrate-binding protein, whose product MRKLVLPIAMLLAVVGCSSESGGGGGASVPGVTDTEITVGTHMPLTGPASAGYSQIAPATKAYFDFVNAAGGVHGRKITLNVKDDGYNPANTQQVVRELVLQDKVFAILNGLGTPTHTGVLDFLNSQRVPDLFVASGSRSWDQPGKYPGTFGFNPDYTVEGKILGSYVQKNLAGKKTCFLGQDDDFGRDSLAGVTGVLGDAGVAVKQTYTTSVTNVGPQIDAFKSNACEVVILATVPGFTALTIGTAARQGFAPQWIVSNVGGDYNTLAKSLGDAAPLLEGLLGANYLPTASATSDPWIQLFQKINTEYNAGAPFDGNTIYGMSVGYLFVQVLQAAGKDLTRESVIEAVEKGGFTGPGLGPLRFSGDDHSGYGGLRMTRVTDKVQAYFGPTYETDSEGGPVTEYTVAPPAPPANGIPAAA is encoded by the coding sequence ATGCGCAAACTCGTGCTGCCGATCGCCATGCTCCTTGCGGTCGTGGGCTGTTCCTCAGAATCCGGTGGTGGCGGCGGCGCCTCCGTGCCGGGCGTCACGGACACCGAGATCACCGTCGGTACGCACATGCCGCTCACCGGCCCGGCCAGCGCCGGATACTCCCAGATCGCGCCCGCGACCAAGGCCTACTTCGACTTCGTCAACGCGGCCGGCGGCGTGCACGGGCGCAAGATCACGCTCAACGTCAAGGACGACGGCTACAACCCCGCCAACACCCAGCAGGTGGTACGTGAACTGGTGCTCCAGGACAAGGTCTTCGCGATCCTGAACGGGCTGGGCACGCCCACGCACACCGGCGTGCTCGACTTCCTGAACAGCCAGCGGGTGCCGGACCTGTTCGTCGCGTCCGGCAGCCGCAGCTGGGACCAGCCGGGGAAGTATCCGGGCACGTTCGGCTTCAACCCGGACTACACGGTCGAAGGCAAGATCCTCGGGTCGTACGTGCAGAAGAACCTGGCCGGCAAGAAGACCTGCTTCCTCGGCCAGGACGACGACTTCGGCCGGGACAGCCTGGCCGGCGTGACCGGCGTGCTCGGCGACGCGGGCGTGGCGGTGAAGCAGACCTACACGACGAGCGTCACGAACGTCGGCCCGCAGATCGACGCGTTCAAGTCGAACGCGTGCGAGGTCGTCATCCTGGCGACCGTTCCCGGCTTCACGGCGCTCACCATCGGGACGGCGGCGCGGCAGGGCTTCGCACCACAGTGGATCGTCTCCAACGTGGGCGGCGACTACAACACGCTGGCGAAGTCCCTGGGGGACGCGGCACCGCTGCTGGAGGGCCTGCTCGGTGCGAACTACCTGCCGACCGCCTCGGCGACGTCGGACCCGTGGATCCAGCTCTTCCAAAAGATCAACACGGAGTACAACGCGGGGGCACCGTTCGACGGGAACACCATCTACGGGATGTCCGTGGGCTACCTGTTCGTGCAGGTGCTCCAGGCGGCCGGCAAGGACCTGACCCGCGAGTCGGTCATCGAGGCGGTCGAGAAGGGCGGATTCACCGGGCCCGGGCTCGGGCCGCTGCGCTTCTCGGGCGACGACCACTCCGGCTACGGCGGGCTCCGCATGACCAGGGTGACCGACAAGGTCCAGGCGTACTTCGGGCCGACCTACGAGACGGACTCCGAGGGCGGGCCGGTCACCGAGTACACGGTCGCACCGCCGGCCCCGCCGGCGAACGGAATCCCGGCGGCGGCGTAG
- a CDS encoding branched-chain amino acid ABC transporter permease yields MKIVGAFLLLLGLTWIIPAFQNYQLATVAAYLCATAGLTVLTGQNGQLSLGHGALMATGAYTVALMQNAIGVLVLSLAAGVLVTTAAGAVIGVAAARLRGPYLAGVTLAVAVVVPGIATMFDDVLGGDQGLTFYLAPPPFGYDFPFERWQAWIALGAALLTMLLLGNLAASRFGREFRAVRDDEIAAKLSGIHVARTQILAFVVSAAAAGLGGGVLAVLAQSVSPGAFSLTLSLFLVMAIVVGGLGSLAGAVWGAILLVALPDLTARVTDVFALSSAFAQRLEGNLPLAIFGITLIVVMILAPGGIQGLVRRVPYRLMVIAPLLRLVKGR; encoded by the coding sequence ATGAAAATCGTCGGCGCGTTCCTGCTGCTCCTCGGCCTGACCTGGATCATCCCCGCGTTCCAGAACTACCAGCTGGCCACCGTCGCGGCCTACCTGTGCGCGACCGCGGGCCTGACCGTCCTCACCGGACAGAACGGGCAGCTGTCGCTCGGCCACGGCGCGCTGATGGCCACCGGGGCGTACACGGTCGCGCTCATGCAGAACGCGATCGGCGTGCTGGTGCTGTCGCTGGCCGCGGGCGTGCTGGTCACCACGGCCGCGGGTGCGGTGATCGGCGTCGCCGCGGCCCGGCTGCGCGGCCCGTACCTCGCCGGGGTCACGCTCGCGGTCGCGGTGGTGGTGCCCGGCATCGCCACCATGTTCGACGACGTGCTCGGCGGCGACCAGGGCCTCACGTTCTACCTGGCACCGCCGCCGTTCGGCTACGACTTCCCGTTCGAGCGCTGGCAGGCCTGGATCGCGCTGGGTGCGGCGCTGCTCACCATGCTGCTGCTCGGCAACCTCGCGGCTTCTCGCTTCGGCCGGGAGTTCCGCGCGGTCCGCGACGACGAGATCGCCGCCAAGCTCTCCGGCATCCACGTGGCGCGGACGCAGATCCTCGCGTTCGTGGTCAGCGCGGCCGCGGCCGGGCTCGGCGGGGGAGTGCTCGCGGTGCTCGCCCAGAGCGTGTCGCCCGGCGCGTTCTCGCTCACGCTGTCGCTGTTCCTGGTGATGGCGATCGTGGTCGGCGGGCTCGGCAGCCTGGCCGGCGCGGTCTGGGGCGCGATCCTGCTGGTCGCGCTGCCGGACCTGACCGCGCGCGTCACCGACGTGTTCGCGCTGTCATCCGCGTTCGCGCAACGGCTCGAGGGAAACCTGCCGCTCGCGATCTTCGGCATCACGCTGATCGTCGTCATGATCCTGGCGCCGGGCGGCATTCAGGGATTGGTGCGGCGGGTGCCGTACCGGCTGATGGTCATTGCTCCTCTCCTACGGCTCGTGAAAGGTCGATGA
- a CDS encoding branched-chain amino acid ABC transporter permease: protein MDRLAFLTVDGLSRGAVYAAMALALVLIWRGARIVNFAQGAMAVAAAYVAHSVTAATGSFWLGFAAALAAGLTLGWLAERLVMRHVGHDQPLNAVIVALGLVLLITAVLGIVYGNEFRPAPPAFDRTAGFAHLSPYDVFVFASVAVTVGALALLFTRTKVGLRLRASAFAPEVSRLLGVNVGGMLLLGWVLAAGVGALAGMLIIPTEFGLHPNAMDRSFVVAFTAAVVGGLDSPAGAVIGGLAVGLVLSFVGGYLGDQVTPLAIIVLLLAVLLIRPDGLFAKPAARRI, encoded by the coding sequence ATGGATCGACTCGCCTTCCTGACCGTGGACGGGCTGTCCCGCGGCGCGGTCTACGCCGCGATGGCGCTCGCGCTGGTGCTCATCTGGCGCGGCGCCCGGATCGTCAACTTCGCCCAGGGCGCGATGGCGGTCGCGGCCGCGTACGTCGCGCACAGCGTCACGGCCGCGACCGGCTCGTTCTGGCTCGGCTTCGCCGCCGCGCTGGCCGCCGGGCTCACGCTCGGCTGGCTGGCCGAACGCCTGGTGATGCGGCACGTCGGGCACGATCAGCCGCTGAACGCGGTGATCGTCGCGCTCGGCCTGGTCCTGCTGATCACGGCGGTGCTCGGCATCGTCTACGGCAACGAGTTCCGGCCGGCGCCGCCCGCGTTCGACCGGACCGCCGGGTTCGCGCACCTCTCGCCGTACGACGTGTTCGTCTTCGCGTCCGTCGCCGTCACGGTCGGGGCGCTGGCGCTGCTGTTCACCCGCACCAAGGTGGGCCTGCGGCTGCGCGCGTCCGCGTTCGCGCCGGAGGTGTCCCGGCTGCTCGGCGTGAACGTCGGCGGCATGCTGCTGCTCGGCTGGGTGCTCGCGGCCGGCGTCGGCGCGCTGGCCGGGATGCTGATCATCCCGACCGAGTTCGGCCTGCACCCGAACGCGATGGACCGCTCGTTCGTGGTCGCGTTCACCGCGGCCGTGGTCGGCGGCCTGGACAGCCCGGCCGGCGCGGTGATCGGCGGGCTCGCGGTCGGCCTGGTGCTGTCGTTCGTCGGCGGATACCTCGGCGACCAGGTCACGCCGCTGGCGATCATCGTGCTGCTCCTGGCCGTGCTGCTGATCCGGCCGGACGGACTCTTCGCCAAACCCGCTGCGAGGCGCATATGA
- a CDS encoding ABC transporter ATP-binding protein — protein sequence MTATTEAEPGPRHAAPEEPLLQIENITAGYGAAPVLHDVTLTVPPGAIVAVLGANGAGKTTLLRTVSGLLRPSSGVVRLSGQDLARVPVEHRVRRGMAHVPEGRGVVAELTVDENLRLGGLWRTDRRDARRALDEVYALFDPLARRRGHAGHQLSGGERQMLAIGRALVARPRLLLLDEPSLGLAPRVTAQLMGLLAGLRDDTGLAVLLVEQNVRSALSVADRGVVMSLGRVVRESDAAQLRDDDALRHAYLGF from the coding sequence ATGACCGCGACCACCGAGGCGGAGCCGGGGCCCAGGCACGCCGCGCCCGAGGAGCCACTGCTCCAGATCGAGAACATCACCGCGGGGTACGGTGCCGCACCCGTCCTGCACGACGTCACGCTCACCGTGCCGCCCGGCGCGATCGTGGCCGTGCTCGGCGCGAACGGGGCCGGCAAGACCACGCTGCTGCGTACCGTGTCGGGGTTGCTGCGACCGTCGTCCGGCGTCGTCCGGCTGTCCGGCCAGGACCTGGCCCGGGTCCCGGTCGAGCACCGGGTCCGGCGTGGCATGGCGCACGTGCCGGAGGGCCGCGGCGTGGTCGCGGAGCTGACCGTGGACGAGAACCTGCGGCTCGGCGGCCTGTGGCGGACCGACCGCCGGGACGCCCGCCGCGCGCTGGACGAGGTCTACGCGCTGTTCGACCCGCTGGCCCGGCGGCGCGGGCACGCCGGCCACCAGCTCTCCGGCGGCGAACGGCAGATGCTGGCGATCGGCCGCGCGCTCGTCGCCCGCCCGCGCCTGCTGTTGCTCGACGAGCCGTCGCTCGGCCTCGCACCCCGGGTCACCGCGCAGCTGATGGGCCTGCTGGCCGGCCTGCGCGACGACACCGGGCTGGCCGTGCTGCTGGTCGAGCAGAACGTGCGCAGCGCGCTCTCGGTCGCCGACCGGGGCGTGGTCATGTCACTCGGCCGGGTGGTGCGCGAATCGGACGCGGCCCAGCTGCGCGACGACGACGCACTCCGGCACGCCTACCTGGGGTTCTAG
- a CDS encoding ABC transporter ATP-binding protein produces the protein MGAPPSQQGLELAGIGVRFGGLTALDDVSLTVPPCRIAGVIGPNGAGKTTVFNVICGFVTPHTGTLSFGGQPLRPRPHRLPRDGIARTLQGVGLFAGLTLAENVMAGAHPRAGFVSSLFALPRAARDERRLRAEAVALLGELGIGRHADALPGTLPYAIQKKAGLARALAARPRLLLLDEPAGGLGADEIDELAVLIRELPARTGTAVLLVEHHMDLVMSVCDEIVVLDFGRVVATGTPDEVRGDPAVAAAYLGTEAITPGEPQPGEPPPGEPPDDEPPPGEPPPDVPRGDGAVAIR, from the coding sequence ATGGGCGCACCACCATCGCAACAAGGGCTCGAGCTCGCCGGGATCGGCGTGCGGTTCGGCGGGCTCACCGCTCTCGACGACGTGTCCCTGACCGTGCCACCGTGCCGGATCGCCGGCGTGATCGGGCCGAACGGCGCGGGCAAGACCACGGTGTTCAACGTGATCTGCGGCTTCGTCACGCCGCACACCGGCACGCTGTCGTTCGGCGGGCAGCCGCTGCGGCCCCGGCCGCACCGGCTGCCCCGGGACGGGATCGCTCGCACGCTGCAGGGCGTCGGGCTGTTCGCCGGCCTCACGCTCGCGGAGAACGTGATGGCCGGCGCGCACCCGCGGGCCGGGTTCGTCTCGTCGCTGTTCGCGCTGCCCCGGGCCGCGCGCGACGAGCGGCGGCTGCGGGCCGAGGCGGTCGCGCTCCTCGGCGAGCTGGGCATCGGTCGGCACGCGGACGCGCTCCCCGGCACCCTGCCGTATGCGATCCAGAAGAAGGCCGGCCTGGCCCGCGCGCTCGCGGCCCGACCGCGCCTGCTGCTGCTCGACGAGCCGGCCGGCGGCCTCGGCGCGGACGAGATCGACGAGCTGGCGGTGCTGATCCGCGAGCTGCCGGCCCGCACCGGCACGGCCGTGCTGCTCGTCGAGCACCACATGGACCTGGTGATGTCGGTCTGCGACGAGATCGTCGTGCTGGACTTCGGCCGGGTCGTCGCCACCGGCACGCCGGACGAGGTGCGCGGCGATCCCGCGGTCGCGGCGGCATACCTCGGCACCGAGGCGATCACGCCCGGCGAACCGCAGCCCGGCGAACCACCGCCCGGCGAGCCGCCGGACGACGAGCCGCCGCCCGGCGAGCCGCCGCCCGACGTGCCCCGCGGCGACGGGGCGGTGGCGATCCGATGA